The proteins below come from a single Xenopus tropicalis strain Nigerian chromosome 9, UCB_Xtro_10.0, whole genome shotgun sequence genomic window:
- the LOC116407745 gene encoding serine/threonine-protein kinase N2-like, with product MVLGLQFLHRHNIAHRDIKVANVLLCSDGYAQITDFGLCKEGMTFDRTASYLCGTLPYLAPEVIRAKYTRTADWWSLGVTIFKLLTGTVPFYGANQHEVLKRICYEEPKYPEDITEETRSLLVNLLKKDPAQRLGAGEHGAEDVKKSPFFQGLDWEALEKKELEPPFIPGGRTHSQPEESLKLMAKVDAKVWEETEWALVELNYPFSSASEI from the exons ATGGTTCTTGGCTTGCAATTTCTCCACCGGCACAACATCGCCCATAG GGATATAAAAGTAGCCAATGTGCTGTTATGCAGCGATGGATACGCCCAAATTACCGACTTTGGGCTTTGCAAAGAAG GAATGACGTTTGACAGGACAGCTTCATATTTATGTGGAACCCTACCCTATTTGGCCCCAGAAGTCATCAGGGCCAAATACACAAGGACGGCCGACTGGTGGTCACTTGGAGTGACCATCTTCAAGCTGCTTACCGGAACC GTACCGTTTTATGGGGCAAATCAACACGAGGTTCTAAAACGAATATGTTACGAGGAGCCAAAATATCCTGAGGATATAACAGAGGAGACTCGTAGCCTATTGGTAAAT CTCCTAAAGAAAGATCCAGCCCAGCGCCTTGGGGCAGGAGAACATGGGGCCGAGGACGTGAAGAAGAGCCCATTCTTTCAG GGATTAGACTGGGAGGCCCTTGAGAAGAAAGAACTCGAGCCGCCATTTATCCCTGGAGGAAGAACACACAGCCAACCTGAAGAAAGCCTTAAATTGATGGCAAAGGTTGACGCAAAAGTGTGGGAAGAAACCGAATGGGCATTAGTGGAGCTGAACTACCCTTTCAGTTCAGCTTCAGAAATATAA
- the LOC116407783 gene encoding cyclin-dependent kinase 11B-like, whose protein sequence is MCMDVQVGQVLRPCTARGTRIPRMDLQFARHSVTLAQANVYGYGAGITTMFSRIGKTLRNVFRCNPKDVPKKTQRVSDTGAEEPSGSTTTTGRLRRLGRIFTTMCGSRVRDCSGLTLVTAPPCPQQLVLQLAAAERVASGPVSHEILPQGKNEFSCDTEATQTFQLALKGREDVKEDLEKRAEEEAKEYARHRNTRMILQDKIKERLHKESLQEAEQFSDQQKQRFMENESCRILEREAREAGEEAREEAKRELASLKVRNVLHYRMHREEDREDMKRQTDLRLKEKEKMKTRQEEALDEAQKETMKRTIRNVLLNEQIKIEKQQQEAQKKDVSEEPRVARRIEFPKRRPVQIRKAPLWKPASFIDSPDDYKRRTQYYEIIEKIDEALGPSGLDRRLLETAPPTIEDFQLQSYLGEGTFGKVYKAQHRKSGKVVAIKAMEMHNINKIRAFKRVAVEQRILRLADEEQCPFLVRLRGSFRAPNHVCLAMEFAEGGDLASYTATGGIPLDRVR, encoded by the exons ATGTGTATGGATGTGCAGGTAGGACAAGTACTGCGCCCGTGCACAGCACGGGGGACGAGGATTCCTCGTATGGATCTGCAGTTTGCTAGGCACAGCGTGACCTTAGCTCAGGCAAATGTGTATGGATACGGTGCAG GAATCACAACAATGTTTTCCAGAATTGGAAAAACCCTTAGGAACGTCTTTAGGTGTAACCCTAAG GATGTTCCTAAAAAAACGCAACGTGTCTCGGACACGGGAGCCGAGGAGCCTTCAG GATCTACAACAACAACTGGAAGGCTCAGAAGACTCGGCCGAATATTCACCACCATGTGTGGCTCTAGGGTCAGG GACTGCAGCGGTCTCACCCTTGTGACTGCTCCTCCCTGTCCCCAACAACTGGTCCTCCAACTGGCGGCCGCTGAACGAGTGGCATCAGGGCCAGTTTCCCACGAAATTCTCCCTCAGGGGAAGAAT GAATTCAGTTGCGATACTGAAGCTACACAAACCTTTCAGCTTGCACTGAAAGGTAGAGAAGATGTAAAGGAAGATCTTGAGAAACGGGCTGAAGAGGAGGCGAAGGAATACGCCCGGCACCGGAACACCAGAATGATTCTGCAGGACAAAATAAAGGAACGTCTCCATAAAGAATCTCTGCAGGAAGCTGAACAATTTTCAGATCAGCAGAAACAGAGATTCATGGAGAATGAAAGCTGCAGAATCCTGGAAAGAGAAGCAAGAGAAGCAGGAGAAGAAGCGCGAGAAGAGGCGAAAAGAGAGCTAGCGAGCCTCAAGGTAAGGAATGTGCTTCATTACAGAATGCACCGGGAAGAGGACCGAGAAGATATGAAGAGACAAACAGATTTGCGtctgaaagaaaaggaaaagatgAAAACTCGCCAAGAAGAAGCCCTGGACGAGGCCCAAAAGGAAACAATGAAGAGAACCATAAGAAATGTGCTTCTTAATGAGCAAATAAAGATCGAAAAACAGCAGCAAGAAGCACAGAAGAAG GACGTCAGCGAGGAGCCTCGGGTTGCCAGACGGATTGAGTTTCCCAAGAGGAGACCAGTTCAGATCCGGAAAG cCCCTCTATGGAAGCCGGCTTCATTTATTGATTCTCCTGACGACTATAAG CGGAGAACTCAATATTATGAAATCATTGAAAAGATCGACGAAGCCCTTGGCCCAAGTGGGTTGGACAGAAG GCTGCTGGAGACGGCACCACCAACAATCGAGGATTTCCAGCTCCAGTCCTATCTCGGCGAGGGAACTTTCGGAAAG GTCTACAAGGCGCAACATAGAAAGTCCGGGAAGGTTGTTGCTATCAAGGCCATGGAAATGCACAATATCAACAAGATCCGTGCATTTAAAAG GGTCGCCGTAGAGCAGCGAATCCTCCGGTTGGCTGATGAGGAACAATGTCCGTTCCTTGTCAGACTGCGCGGCTCCTTCCGGGCTCCAAACCACGTGTGTCTGGCTATGGAGTTTGCGGAAGGAGGAGATTTAGCTTCCTATACGGCTACAGGCGGAATTCCACTTGATAGAGTTCGGTAA
- the LOC116407744 gene encoding serine/threonine-protein kinase N2-like, with product MEFAEGGDLASYTATGGIPLDGVRFYSACMVLGLQFLHRHNIAHRDIKVANVLLCSDGYAQITDFGLCKEGMTFDRTASYLCGTLPYLAPEVIRAKYTRTADWWSLGVTIFKLLTGTVPFYGANQHEVLKRICYEEPKYPEDITEETRSLLVNLLKKDPAQRLGAGEHGAEDVKKSPFFQGLDWEALEKKELEPPFIPGGRTHSQPEESLKLMAKVDAKVWEETEWALVELNYPFSSASEI from the exons ATGGAGTTTGCGGAAGGAGGAGATTTAGCTTCCTATACGGCTACAGGCGGAATTCCACTTGACGGAGTTCG ATTCTATTCCGCCTGCATGGTTCTTGGCCTGCAATTTCTCCACCGGCACAACATCGCCCATAG GGATATAAAAGTAGCCAATGTGCTGTTATGCAGCGATGGATACGCCCAAATTACCGACTTTGGGCTTTGCAAAGAAG GAATGACGTTTGACAGGACAGCCTCATATTTATGTGGAACCCTACCCTATTTGGCCCCAGAAGTCATCAGGGCCAAATACACAAGGACGGCCGACTGGTGGTCACTTGGAGTGACCATCTTCAAGCTGCTTACCGGAACC GTACCGTTTTATGGGGCAAATCAACACGAGGTTCTAAAACGAATATGTTACGAGGAGCCAAAATATCCTGAGGATATAACAGAGGAGACTCGTAGCCTATTGGTAAAT CTCCTAAAGAAAGATCCAGCCCAGCGCCTTGGGGCAGGAGAACATGGGGCCGAGGACGTGAAGAAGAGCCCATTCTTTCAG GGATTAGACTGGGAGGCCCTTGAGAAGAAAGAACTCGAGCCGCCATTTATCCCTGGAGGAAGAACACACAGCCAACCTGAAGAAAGCCTTAAATTGATGGCAAAGGTTGACGCAAAAGTGTGGGAAGAAACCGAATGGGCATTAGTGGAGCTGAACTACCCTTTCAGTTCAGCTTCAGAAATATAA